The Aminivibrio sp. genomic sequence GAAATTTTCCACCCTTGCCTCCTCCGGTGTGAGGAGGAGCATCACCGCCGAAAGCCCCGCCAGGATCACCAGGAAAACGGCAAGCAGAATGAACCCTTTCGTGAACACCCTGTTCATGACATCACCTTCCATATTATCTTTCTTCCGGGCTGCTCTTCCCCGTCAGTTCCGTCCCGCGTTCCGGGGTAACTTCTCCCCCCTCTTTTCGCAGGGGACAACCCCAAGGGTGCGGAAATATATGCTACCATATCTTGCCGGAGATGAAGCATCAGAGAACCCAACAGGGACGAAAGGACGGAGCGATCAATGGATGAACACAGTCTTCTATCCCTCATCCGCCGGGTAAAGGACGGAGATCTCGACGAAAACGAGCTGGTGCGGCAAATACGGGCAATGCCCTTCCGGGATCTCGGGGAGGTGAAATTCGACACCCACAGGGCCCTCAGGAAAGGCTTCGGGGAGATCGTCTACTGCCCCGGGAAGAGCGATTCCCAGATCGAGTCGATCGCCTCGGCCCTCGCCGGAACGGAGGACAACATCCTCTTTTCGAGGGCCACGGCCCACCAGTACGGCATCGTCAGAAACCACCTCCAGGACGCCGTATTCCACGAGAAGGCCCGGATCATCGGGGTGAAGAGGAAAGACTATCCTGCCTGTCCCGGCCTCACGGTCATCACTGCCGGCAGCAGCGACGTCCCCGTGGCGGAGGAGGCGGCGGTAACCGCCGAATACATGGGGTGCGAAGTGGAAAGGCTCTACGACGTGGGGGTGGCGGGGCTCCACAGGCTCCTCGCCCATGTGGACATCCTGCAGCGGTCAAGGGCCATCGTGGCCGTGGCGGGAATGGAAGGGGCCCTCCCCAGCGTGGTGGGTGGCCTGGTGTC encodes the following:
- the larB gene encoding nickel pincer cofactor biosynthesis protein LarB; this encodes MDEHSLLSLIRRVKDGDLDENELVRQIRAMPFRDLGEVKFDTHRALRKGFGEIVYCPGKSDSQIESIASALAGTEDNILFSRATAHQYGIVRNHLQDAVFHEKARIIGVKRKDYPACPGLTVITAGSSDVPVAEEAAVTAEYMGCEVERLYDVGVAGLHRLLAHVDILQRSRAIVAVAGMEGALPSVVGGLVSCPVVAVPTSTGYGANLGGIAPLLTMLNSCASGVSVMNIDNGLGAGYFAALVVRQSK